One window of Leptotrichia sp. oral taxon 498 genomic DNA carries:
- the htpX gene encoding zinc metalloprotease HtpX, with amino-acid sequence MFINTLKTGFLMFTLVFLFTFIGGLLGNRQGALIGLLIAAAMSFYSYWFSDKMVIKAYRGQPVTSASNPRLYKIVQRLAQNAELPMPKIYIIPERQPNAFATGRNPQNAAVACTQGLLEIMDDNELAGVLGHELGHIKHRDILISTIASTFAGAIANITRFLPYFSNSGDNRRKNNNIGLIMLVSILAPIAAMIIQMSISRKREFMADEAGAEFSGNPLYLRNALIKLENYSQAIPMENQNPATANMFIINPLANLGKFQDLFRTHPATEDRIRELEKMARQKNLL; translated from the coding sequence ATGTTCATAAACACTTTAAAGACAGGTTTTTTGATGTTTACATTAGTCTTTTTATTTACATTTATTGGTGGACTTTTGGGAAATCGGCAAGGTGCTTTAATCGGTCTTTTGATTGCCGCTGCAATGAGCTTTTACAGTTACTGGTTCAGCGATAAAATGGTTATAAAAGCATATCGTGGTCAACCAGTTACAAGCGCCTCTAATCCAAGATTATATAAAATTGTTCAAAGATTAGCGCAAAATGCAGAATTGCCTATGCCTAAAATATACATTATCCCTGAAAGACAGCCAAATGCATTTGCAACTGGAAGAAATCCCCAAAATGCAGCAGTCGCCTGTACACAAGGACTTTTGGAAATAATGGATGACAACGAACTTGCAGGGGTTTTAGGACACGAACTTGGTCATATAAAACATCGTGATATTTTAATCAGTACGATAGCTTCGACTTTTGCAGGTGCCATTGCTAATATTACAAGATTTTTACCTTATTTTTCAAATTCTGGCGACAACAGAAGAAAAAATAACAATATAGGTTTAATTATGCTCGTTTCAATACTTGCGCCAATAGCTGCAATGATTATTCAAATGTCAATTTCAAGAAAAAGAGAATTTATGGCTGATGAAGCTGGAGCAGAATTTTCTGGAAATCCATTATATTTAAGAAATGCACTTATAAAATTGGAAAATTACAGTCAAGCCATTCCAATGGAAAATCAGAACCCTGCAACGGCAAACATGTTTATAATAAACCCACTTGCAAACCTTGGAAAATTTCAAGATCTTTTTAGAACTCACCCTGCAACTGAAGATAGAATAAGAGAACTTGAAAAGATGGCAAGACAAAAAAATTTATTATAA
- a CDS encoding DUF1858 domain-containing protein, translated as MATPKVTTDMNIMEAVENYPIIAQVLMRYGLGCVGCIISSAETLGEGIAAHGLNPDIIVEEVNAILEKQENM; from the coding sequence ATGGCAACACCAAAAGTAACAACAGATATGAATATTATGGAAGCGGTAGAAAATTATCCGATTATTGCTCAAGTTCTTATGAGATATGGTCTTGGATGTGTGGGTTGCATAATTTCAAGCGCTGAAACTCTTGGGGAAGGAATTGCAGCTCATGGATTAAATCCTGATATTATTGTTGAAGAAGTAAATGCAATTTTGGAAAAACAGGAAAATATGTAA
- a CDS encoding superoxide dismutase, whose amino-acid sequence MFKQIELAYDFNALEPNIDAKTMEIHYGKHHATYTNNLNETLKNNAPEFLEKPIEEILKNLDALPEEIRIAVRNNGGGFYNHNLYFDIMGPDADGKPTGKLLEEIKETFGSFENFKDEFSKAAATRFGSGWAWLVVNGEGKLKVTSTANQDCPLMSNITPCSCSQGTPILAIDVWEHAYYLNYQNRRPDYISAFFNVINWDKVAKRYEDAIK is encoded by the coding sequence ATGTTTAAGCAAATAGAATTAGCATATGATTTTAACGCATTGGAACCAAACATAGATGCAAAGACAATGGAAATACATTATGGGAAACACCATGCAACATATACAAACAATTTAAATGAAACTCTAAAAAATAATGCGCCTGAGTTTTTAGAAAAGCCGATTGAAGAAATTTTAAAAAATTTGGATGCGTTGCCAGAGGAAATCAGAATAGCTGTTAGAAATAATGGAGGAGGGTTTTATAACCACAATTTATATTTTGATATAATGGGACCTGATGCGGATGGTAAGCCAACAGGAAAATTATTAGAAGAAATTAAAGAAACATTTGGAAGTTTTGAAAATTTTAAAGATGAATTTTCAAAAGCTGCAGCTACAAGATTTGGTTCAGGATGGGCTTGGTTAGTAGTAAATGGAGAAGGTAAATTAAAAGTTACTTCAACAGCAAACCAAGATTGTCCACTTATGTCTAATATTACGCCTTGCAGCTGCTCACAAGGAACACCTATTTTGGCAATTGATGTTTGGGAACATGCATATTATTTAAATTATCAAAATAGAAGACCTGATTATATTTCTGCATTTTTTAATGTAATTAATTGGGATAAAGTTGCTAAAAGATATGAAGATGCAATTAAATAA